The genomic window CGGCGCGGGTCTATAAGGAATGAAGATTCATTCCGCGGGAGAACGATACGATGGATAAGACCGACAAATGTGAGAAGGCAGAGAAGTGTTGCGACAAGCGTGAGCTCATCATCCAGGCGGCGCTAGAGCTCGTCGCGGAGCAGGGGTTCCATGGCGCCCCCATGGCTATGATCGCCGAGAAGGCGGGGGTCGGCGCGGGGACCATCTACCGCTACTTCGAGAATAAGGACGACCTGATCCGCTGGATCTACAAGAACGTCGAGGAGCGCTTTGTAGAGGTCATGATGCAGGGGTACCCGGAAAACGGGCCGGTGCGCGAGCGCCTGTTGCACATAGGGACCGAGCTTGTGCGCCACCTGATCAGGGAGCCTTTGCAACTGCGCTTCGTCGAGCAGTTCCACAACTCCCCGTACGGCATAGACCACCGCAGGGAGAAGATCTTCGGTGAGGGTAGAAAGGACGTCATCAGTGAGCTTTTCCAGGAGGCGCTTCAGCAACAGATCTTCAAGCCGCTGGAACTCGCCATCCTCTTCTCGCTCTTCTTCGGGCCGCTGGTCGACATCTGCCGCGATCACATCCTGGGCTTCATAAAGCTGGACGACGCCCTCATCGAACAGGTGGTCGGGGCATGCTGGGACGCCCTGCGGCGCTAGCCCAGAATGATCGTTCATTCTACTCAGAGGTGTTGACGTCATGTTGATGAAACTTTGCTTGATCCTGTTCGCCCTGACCTGGGGCGGCATCGTCCTGATCGTCTCATTTAGACGCAAGTAAGGTGGCGAAGCCACCATAGACCTTTTATCGAGGCCGTAAAAAACAAACGAGGTGTATATGCAGATCACGTACAGGGCACAGTTGTTATCCGTAGTTCTCATGTTGGGCGGCTCCCTGGTCCTTGCCGGGTGCGGCAAGAAGCAGCAGCCCGCCGGGCCGCCGCAGGGCCCCCCCGAAGTCGGGGTGATCGAGATCCAGCCGCAGCACGTAGCCTTGACCACCGAACTTCCGGGGCGTACCTCCCCGTACCTGATCGCCGAGGTCCGTCCCCAAGTGACCGGCATCATTCAGAAGCGAGTCTTCACCGAGGGGAGCGACGTGAAGGCAGGGCAGGTGCTGTACCAGATCGACCCGGCCACCTACCAGGCTGCCTACGCGAGCGCCAAGGCGGCCGAGGCGCGGGCCGAGGCGAACGTACTTCCCGCGAAGCTGAAGGAGGAGCGTTTCCGCGAGCTCGTGAAGATCAACGCGGTCAGCAAGCAGGACTACGACTCCGCCTACGCGGCTCTCAAGCAGGCCGAAGCCGACGTCGCCTCCGCCAAGGCGCAGGTGGAAAGTGCGCGCATCAACTTGGCCTACACGAGGGTGACCGCCCCCATCTCCGGGCGCATCGGTCGTTCCAGCGTAACCGACGGGGCCCTGGTCACCGCGAACCAGGCGGCGCCGCTCGCCACCATCCAGCAGCTCTCCACCATGTACGTGGACGTGACCCAGTCGAGCTCGGACATGCTGAAGCTGAAGCAGAGTCTGGCCCAGGGGCTTATGAAGCGCGACAAGGCGGGTGAGGCGCGGGTGAAGCTCCTCCTCGAGGACGGCACCCAGTACCCGGTAACCGGTACCCTCAAGTTCTCCGATGTGACCGTGGACCAGAGCACAGGCTCGATCACGGTGCGCGCCGTCTTCCCGAACCCGAAGCAGACCCTGCTCCCCGGCATGTTCGTACGTGCCGTACTCGAGGAGGGGGTGAACGAGGCAGCCATCCTGGTGCCGCAGCGCGGTGTGACGAGAAACGCGGCCGGACAGGCGATCGTCATGGTCGTTGCCGCCGAGAACAAGGTAGAACCGCGTCCGGTGCAGGTGGCCCGCACCGTGGGTGACAACTGGCTCGTGAGCGGCGGGTTGAAGGCCGGCGACAAGGTGATTCTCGAGGGGATCCAGAAAGCGCGCCCCGGTACCCAGGTGAAGATGGTGCCGTTCCAGTCGCCCGAAGGGCATGGCGGCCCCGGTGGCGCTCCGGGTGCTGCAGCACCGGGCGCTCAGGGTGCCCCCGGCGCGAAGCCTGCCGCCCCGGCAGCACCGGCGGCCCCGGCCCAGTCCCAGAAGAAGTAGCTGCGACGACCACAACAGGCACATCCGTTGACGTGAAGTTGAATGTTGAACGCCGAACGTTGAACGGAGTTTAAGGAGTTTTATCCATGTCCAGGTTTTTCATAAACAGACCCATCTTCGCCTGGGTCATCGCCATAGCCGTCATGCTGGGCGGCCTTCTGGCCATGAAGTCGCTGCCGGTCTCGCAGTACCCGCCCATCGCGCCGCCGCAGATTTCGATCAACGCCATGTACCCGGGCGCCTCGGCGCAGACGGTTCAGGACACCGTGACCCAGGTGATCGAGCAGAAGATGAACGGTATCGA from Geomonas ferrireducens includes these protein-coding regions:
- a CDS encoding TetR/AcrR family transcriptional regulator; translation: MDKTDKCEKAEKCCDKRELIIQAALELVAEQGFHGAPMAMIAEKAGVGAGTIYRYFENKDDLIRWIYKNVEERFVEVMMQGYPENGPVRERLLHIGTELVRHLIREPLQLRFVEQFHNSPYGIDHRREKIFGEGRKDVISELFQEALQQQIFKPLELAILFSLFFGPLVDICRDHILGFIKLDDALIEQVVGACWDALRR
- a CDS encoding efflux RND transporter periplasmic adaptor subunit; translation: MQITYRAQLLSVVLMLGGSLVLAGCGKKQQPAGPPQGPPEVGVIEIQPQHVALTTELPGRTSPYLIAEVRPQVTGIIQKRVFTEGSDVKAGQVLYQIDPATYQAAYASAKAAEARAEANVLPAKLKEERFRELVKINAVSKQDYDSAYAALKQAEADVASAKAQVESARINLAYTRVTAPISGRIGRSSVTDGALVTANQAAPLATIQQLSTMYVDVTQSSSDMLKLKQSLAQGLMKRDKAGEARVKLLLEDGTQYPVTGTLKFSDVTVDQSTGSITVRAVFPNPKQTLLPGMFVRAVLEEGVNEAAILVPQRGVTRNAAGQAIVMVVAAENKVEPRPVQVARTVGDNWLVSGGLKAGDKVILEGIQKARPGTQVKMVPFQSPEGHGGPGGAPGAAAPGAQGAPGAKPAAPAAPAAPAQSQKK